One Clostridium sp. CM027 genomic window carries:
- a CDS encoding class I SAM-dependent methyltransferase, which produces MKDYKEKSKQNFNMQAKVYDESNYSKYPRECYPNVIKILSEIEFDTILDLGCGTGSVLALLLEQKPNIHAYGLDLSDEMLTIARQKLEEKAELIQGDSENLPYKDNSFDVVICTESFHHYPNPLKALDEIHRVLKPQGKFILCDTWMFTPIRQIMNVFIKFSDGGDVRIYSEIEITKMFNERKFRNISWHKSTKYTYICIGEK; this is translated from the coding sequence ATGAAAGATTATAAGGAGAAATCAAAACAAAATTTCAATATGCAAGCTAAAGTATATGATGAAAGTAATTATAGCAAGTATCCAAGAGAATGTTATCCTAACGTTATAAAAATATTATCTGAAATAGAGTTTGACACAATCTTAGACTTAGGATGTGGTACAGGCAGTGTTTTAGCTTTATTATTAGAACAAAAGCCTAATATACATGCTTATGGGCTGGATTTATCAGATGAAATGCTAACAATCGCAAGGCAAAAATTAGAAGAAAAAGCAGAACTAATACAAGGTGATTCGGAAAATCTACCCTATAAAGACAATAGCTTTGATGTAGTGATATGTACGGAATCCTTTCACCACTATCCTAACCCATTAAAAGCTTTAGATGAAATTCATAGGGTATTAAAACCACAGGGTAAATTTATTCTTTGCGATACGTGGATGTTTACTCCAATAAGGCAGATTATGAATGTTTTTATTAAATTCAGTGATGGTGGTGATGTAAGAATATATTCAGAAATTGAAATCACAAAAATGTTTAATGAAAGAAAGTTTAGAAATATCAGCTGGCATAAGTCAACAAAATATACCTATATATGTATCGGCGAAAAATAA
- a CDS encoding MFS transporter: protein MIKINIVVNTKRIINNNFHALTHKNYRYFWMGQCLSLIGTWTQNIGQSWLVLSLTGSPFLLGLVGAMQFLPITFFSLFAGVLTDKFPKKKILIFTQSVSMILAFILSALVFTNTLKYEHLIALALCLGFCNTLDMPTRQAFNVEIVGKDDLMNAIALNSATFNLARIIGPAIGALLMGYLGAGWCFLLNGFSFMAVIYGLVHIEAINYVRKKTSEKGMLKEILDGLKYIKSKSILLETLILISIMGIFVFNYNVLIPVFTKNVLHMQEKTYGILLSALGAGSLIGALLMSFKSKNGPNKILMIGSSIGIGIMLIFTGISNLYYFTALSLAITGIFNMFFSTTANSMLQLNSKDEYRGRVMSVYSLVFTGFTPLGSLLSGFVAEKYGANTCFILSGIFAIMLILLLVTWSKLRKNGKVPSV from the coding sequence ATGATAAAAATTAATATAGTGGTTAATACTAAGAGAATTATTAACAATAATTTTCATGCTCTTACACATAAAAATTATAGATATTTTTGGATGGGTCAGTGTCTTTCTTTAATAGGTACCTGGACACAAAATATAGGACAATCCTGGCTAGTACTTTCTCTAACAGGATCTCCATTTTTACTTGGACTTGTCGGAGCAATGCAGTTTTTACCCATAACCTTTTTCTCATTGTTTGCTGGGGTACTAACTGATAAGTTTCCAAAGAAAAAAATACTGATTTTCACTCAGAGCGTATCGATGATATTAGCTTTTATATTGTCTGCATTGGTCTTTACGAATACATTAAAGTATGAACATCTAATAGCTTTAGCTTTGTGTCTTGGATTTTGCAATACTTTAGATATGCCAACTAGGCAAGCCTTTAATGTTGAGATAGTAGGAAAGGACGATTTAATGAATGCCATTGCTTTAAACTCAGCCACTTTTAATTTAGCAAGAATTATTGGACCGGCTATTGGAGCTCTACTCATGGGATATCTCGGAGCAGGATGGTGTTTTTTATTAAATGGTTTTAGTTTTATGGCAGTTATCTATGGACTGGTCCATATTGAAGCAATCAATTATGTTAGAAAGAAAACTTCTGAAAAAGGGATGCTTAAAGAAATATTGGATGGCCTTAAATATATAAAAAGCAAATCTATCTTACTCGAAACCTTGATATTAATTAGCATTATGGGAATATTCGTTTTTAACTACAACGTTTTGATACCTGTATTTACGAAAAACGTACTACATATGCAGGAAAAAACCTATGGAATTTTACTATCTGCACTTGGAGCAGGTTCCCTCATTGGAGCACTTCTCATGTCTTTTAAAAGCAAAAATGGTCCAAATAAAATTCTTATGATTGGTAGCTCTATTGGAATTGGCATAATGTTAATTTTTACAGGTATAAGTAATTTATATTATTTTACTGCCTTAAGTTTAGCTATAACAGGAATATTTAATATGTTTTTTTCCACCACTGCAAATTCAATGTTACAACTAAATTCTAAGGATGAATACAGAGGACGAGTTATGAGTGTATATTCACTTGTATTTACTGGATTCACCCCCCTTGGAAGTCTTCTTTCAGGGTTTGTGGCTGAAAAATACGGTGCTAACACTTGTTTCATATTATCAGGTATTTTTGCAATAATGTTGATATTGTTACTTGTTACTTGGTCTAAACTTAGAAAAAATGGTAAAGTTCCATCCGTATAA
- a CDS encoding DUF5680 domain-containing protein, whose amino-acid sequence MSFQEQLQILRKGKGLSQEKLAEMLGISRQAVAKWEVGHSYPDIARLIALSDFFKVSIDKLVNDYEENCRLCIEENKVASINEKIIEFLRTAKRSTYAGKGAEIQSSRPNSHDLEYVEGNLKYIDTYLGGGQFAGEEALWKDDIPFWSMNYTGRIIGEGFSGNFLKEALSLVPKENPYRGPMVYQNGQYKYHCIVNGEFKWFQGYEEIYFDDTKVYECFFHGGTIK is encoded by the coding sequence ATGAGTTTTCAGGAACAATTGCAAATCCTTAGAAAAGGAAAAGGATTATCACAAGAAAAATTAGCTGAAATGTTAGGTATATCAAGACAAGCAGTTGCAAAGTGGGAAGTTGGACATTCATATCCTGACATTGCAAGACTAATTGCATTAAGTGATTTCTTTAAAGTGAGTATTGATAAATTAGTTAATGATTATGAAGAAAATTGCCGTTTATGTATAGAAGAGAATAAGGTTGCTTCTATAAATGAAAAAATAATAGAATTTTTACGTACAGCAAAGAGATCTACATATGCAGGAAAGGGTGCCGAGATCCAATCTTCAAGACCTAATTCACATGATTTAGAGTATGTAGAAGGAAATCTAAAATATATTGATACCTATTTAGGGGGAGGGCAATTCGCAGGAGAAGAGGCTTTATGGAAGGATGATATTCCATTTTGGTCAATGAATTATACAGGCAGAATTATAGGGGAAGGATTTTCAGGGAACTTTTTAAAAGAAGCCTTGAGCTTAGTACCAAAAGAAAATCCATATCGTGGACCTATGGTATATCAAAATGGACAATATAAATATCATTGCATTGTTAATGGAGAATTTAAATGGTTTCAAGGATATGAGGAAATTTATTTTGATGATACAAAGGTATATGAGTGCTTTTTTCATGGTGGAACTATTAAATAA
- a CDS encoding transposase: MVDLLKQAVAYAIPGTYVLFDSWFTYPKTLIRILELKFHTMAMVKAIV; the protein is encoded by the coding sequence ATGGTTGACCTGCTAAAGCAAGCGGTAGCTTATGCCATACCTGGAACCTATGTTTTGTTCGATAGTTGGTTCACCTATCCGAAAACTTTAATAAGAATTTTGGAACTTAAATTTCATACAATGGCTATGGTTAAAGCTATTGTATGA
- a CDS encoding VanW family protein yields MSLNIMSKTSKKKKKRLRTTLIIVGIIVSLIGVQLIIMYSTISKYDLKIYPEVWVEDINLGGMTKDEAKNAIIKNRNNIIAKKDITINLNDKHYTVHTSKLGIKQDYNVVINKAYDIGRKENLFKNYFAITSPGKQTFDVKYTYNYAILDTLLKDIAKDNNKNAIDATIFRNNSGQLVITEDEYGLSVDSASLKKAVINKVNTIEKDQNLVIESKLKKVEPKIKENDLKCINAEISSVTTNFRNSNENRSENIRVSSNAINGKLLMPGDVFSFNDVVGDRTSERGYKTSKEIVGDKYVDGIGGGVCQVSTTLYNAVLRTNLTSVERYPHTMHSSYIGAGLDATVAYGSLDYRFKNTTSYPIYIESAVHNKNVTFSIYSNSILNNKRYDIVNEIVGKKVNVFRITYENGNQVSKTFLYTDKLS; encoded by the coding sequence ATGAGTTTAAATATTATGTCAAAAACTAGCAAAAAAAAGAAAAAAAGGTTAAGAACAACCTTGATTATAGTAGGAATAATTGTGTCTCTAATAGGAGTCCAATTAATTATTATGTATTCTACTATATCAAAATACGACTTAAAGATCTATCCCGAGGTATGGGTGGAGGATATAAATTTAGGTGGCATGACTAAGGATGAAGCGAAAAATGCTATTATTAAAAATCGTAATAATATTATTGCTAAAAAAGATATAACAATAAATCTTAATGACAAACACTATACCGTCCATACATCAAAACTTGGAATAAAACAGGATTACAATGTTGTCATTAATAAAGCTTACGATATTGGTAGAAAAGAGAATTTATTTAAAAATTATTTTGCTATAACGTCTCCTGGCAAGCAAACTTTTGATGTTAAATATACCTACAATTATGCCATTCTAGATACCTTACTTAAAGATATTGCTAAGGACAACAATAAAAATGCAATAGATGCAACTATTTTCAGAAACAATTCAGGTCAATTAGTTATAACTGAAGATGAATATGGTCTTAGTGTTGATTCTGCCAGTTTAAAAAAAGCTGTAATTAACAAAGTTAATACTATTGAAAAAGATCAAAATTTAGTAATCGAATCTAAATTAAAAAAAGTTGAACCTAAAATTAAAGAAAATGATTTAAAATGTATCAATGCTGAAATATCTAGTGTTACAACTAACTTTAGAAATTCAAATGAAAATCGTTCAGAAAATATTAGAGTATCTTCTAATGCTATAAATGGGAAGCTACTTATGCCGGGAGATGTTTTTAGTTTTAATGATGTAGTAGGTGATAGAACTTCTGAACGAGGATATAAAACATCAAAAGAAATTGTAGGCGACAAATATGTAGATGGCATAGGTGGTGGAGTATGCCAAGTTTCAACTACACTTTATAATGCAGTACTTAGAACTAATTTAACATCTGTAGAAAGATATCCGCATACAATGCATTCTAGCTATATTGGTGCAGGATTGGATGCTACAGTTGCCTACGGTTCTCTCGATTATAGGTTTAAAAATACTACTTCTTATCCTATATATATAGAATCTGCAGTACATAACAAAAATGTAACATTTAGTATCTACTCAAATTCAATTCTTAACAATAAAAGATATGATATTGTTAATGAAATTGTGGGAAAGAAAGTAAATGTATTTAGAATAACATATGAGAACGGTAATCAAGTGTCTAAAACCTTTCTTTATACTGATAAACTTTCATAG
- a CDS encoding ABC transporter ATP-binding protein has protein sequence MENVLVARNLKKVYGSRGNVYTALNDINLEIKEGEFIGIMGPSGAGKTTLLNIISTIDKPTSGVVTIDKEDLAKMNEDKLASFRRDKLGFIFQDFNLLDTLTLKENVVLPLALARINIKDIEARASIIGATLGIKDIFNKYPYEVSGGQKQRAAAARAIITKPKIILADEPTGALDSKSSTELLQSLSDLNETQRATIMMVTHDAFAASYCKRIIFIKDGSLFTELVKGTTSRKEFFKKILDVLAALGGNFDEVSI, from the coding sequence ATGGAAAATGTATTAGTTGCGAGAAATTTGAAAAAGGTTTACGGCTCAAGGGGGAATGTTTACACTGCATTGAATGATATAAACCTTGAAATAAAAGAAGGGGAGTTTATTGGAATAATGGGGCCTTCAGGTGCAGGAAAAACTACATTATTAAATATTATATCAACTATAGATAAACCAACTTCGGGAGTAGTAACTATTGATAAGGAAGATCTTGCAAAAATGAATGAAGATAAGTTAGCTTCTTTTAGAAGAGACAAATTAGGCTTTATATTTCAAGATTTTAATTTACTCGATACGTTAACATTAAAAGAAAATGTGGTGCTTCCATTAGCTCTTGCTAGAATAAACATAAAAGATATTGAAGCACGGGCTAGTATTATAGGAGCTACTTTAGGTATAAAGGATATATTCAATAAATATCCTTATGAGGTATCTGGGGGACAAAAACAGAGAGCAGCTGCTGCCAGAGCTATTATTACTAAACCTAAGATTATACTAGCCGATGAACCGACAGGTGCGTTGGATTCTAAATCTTCCACAGAACTTTTACAATCTTTAAGTGATTTAAATGAAACTCAAAGGGCTACTATTATGATGGTAACGCATGATGCCTTTGCTGCCAGCTATTGCAAACGGATAATATTTATAAAAGATGGTTCGCTATTTACGGAGCTTGTCAAGGGCACAACATCACGAAAAGAATTTTTTAAAAAGATACTAGATGTATTGGCTGCCTTAGGCGGAAACTTCGATGAAGTATCAATTTAA
- a CDS encoding methionyl aminopeptidase — translation MILNRNDKCWCGSGLKYKNCHLDFDKKLENLKKQGCIVPTRNLIKSKEQIEGIRKSAKINNALLDLVSENIKEGMTTEEINKLAHEYTIFRGGIPATLNYDGFPKSICTSINDEVCHGIPSKDVVLKNGDIINVDATTVLNGYYSDASRMFMIGEVSNEAKKIVEITKECLNKGIESVKPWGFLGDIGAAIQEYAESNGYSVVRDFGGHGVGLNMHEDPFVFHFGTRGTGMILAPGMVFTIEPMINGGSHKIYIDEDNGWTALTADGSLSSQCEHTLLVTEDGIEIISK, via the coding sequence ATGATTTTAAATAGAAATGATAAATGCTGGTGTGGAAGTGGACTAAAATATAAAAATTGCCATTTGGACTTTGATAAAAAGCTAGAAAACTTGAAGAAACAAGGCTGCATAGTTCCAACAAGAAATCTTATTAAGAGCAAGGAGCAAATTGAAGGAATAAGAAAAAGTGCTAAAATTAATAATGCTCTTTTAGATTTAGTTAGTGAGAATATTAAAGAAGGAATGACCACAGAAGAAATTAATAAGCTAGCTCATGAATATACAATATTCAGGGGTGGAATTCCAGCTACTCTTAATTATGATGGGTTTCCAAAAAGTATTTGTACATCAATCAATGATGAAGTGTGTCATGGAATACCAAGTAAAGATGTAGTACTTAAAAATGGTGATATTATAAATGTCGATGCAACTACTGTACTTAATGGATATTATTCAGATGCATCAAGAATGTTTATGATAGGAGAAGTAAGTAATGAAGCTAAGAAGATAGTAGAAATAACTAAGGAATGTTTAAATAAGGGAATAGAATCAGTAAAACCTTGGGGCTTTTTAGGTGACATTGGAGCAGCTATTCAAGAATATGCAGAAAGTAATGGATACTCAGTAGTTAGGGATTTTGGCGGACACGGAGTTGGGCTAAATATGCATGAGGATCCATTTGTTTTTCATTTTGGTACTAGAGGAACAGGTATGATTTTAGCACCAGGAATGGTATTTACGATTGAACCAATGATAAATGGCGGAAGTCATAAAATATATATAGATGAAGATAATGGATGGACAGCGCTTACAGCTGATGGATCTCTTTCATCACAATGCGAGCATACACTTCTTGTAACTGAGGATGGTATAGAGATAATATCTAAATAA
- a CDS encoding aldose 1-epimerase family protein — protein MIYSLENSTIKITASAHGAELHSITGKKEGTEYLWNGDQNYWKYHSPILFPIVGNLVDSKYKIDEKLYELPSHGLGRISDFKFISQTNDSITFELKYSEDTIKRYPYKFSLLINYTIENNTVKVTYNVINLDNKDISFSIGAHPAFMCPIEKNEKLEDYYLEFNKKETSDIMELTKDAYFSHKRKECLKDTDIMILSKELFKEDALVFDDLKSDKITIKSKNHEKSVSVEFKGFPYMGIWSPKGGAPFLCIEPWFGHADYEDFTGEFKDKEGSISLTIGEEFTYSYKISIVE, from the coding sequence ATGATTTATTCTTTAGAAAATTCAACAATTAAAATAACGGCTAGCGCTCATGGTGCAGAACTACATTCAATAACTGGAAAAAAAGAAGGAACAGAGTATCTGTGGAATGGAGACCAAAACTATTGGAAATATCATTCACCAATTTTATTTCCAATAGTCGGGAATCTAGTTGATTCAAAATATAAAATTGATGAAAAGCTATATGAATTGCCATCTCATGGATTAGGTAGGATATCAGATTTTAAATTTATATCACAAACTAATGATTCAATTACTTTTGAACTAAAATATTCTGAGGATACTATAAAAAGATATCCATATAAATTTTCTTTACTTATTAATTACACAATTGAAAATAATACAGTTAAAGTAACGTATAATGTTATAAATTTAGATAATAAGGATATATCATTTTCAATTGGTGCACATCCTGCATTTATGTGTCCTATTGAAAAAAATGAAAAATTAGAAGATTATTACCTTGAATTTAATAAGAAAGAAACAAGTGATATTATGGAATTAACTAAAGATGCTTATTTTTCACATAAGAGAAAAGAATGTTTAAAGGATACTGATATCATGATACTATCAAAAGAGTTATTTAAAGAGGATGCTTTAGTATTTGATGATTTGAAATCTGATAAAATAACTATAAAATCAAAAAATCATGAAAAGTCAGTATCAGTAGAATTTAAGGGATTCCCTTACATGGGAATATGGTCACCAAAAGGCGGAGCACCATTTTTATGCATAGAACCTTGGTTTGGACATGCAGATTATGAAGATTTTACTGGTGAATTTAAAGATAAAGAGGGCTCGATTTCATTAACTATTGGAGAAGAGTTTACATATAGTTATAAGATTTCTATTGTAGAATAA
- a CDS encoding MarR family winged helix-turn-helix transcriptional regulator codes for MNKNMNSLGRWISLLHRNGHVYVGRQLKPYNISKGQYTFLNALYKKDGVRQEQLSDYLKIDKGTTAKAIKKLEDDDYIIRKIDAKDKRAYNVYLTEKALKIKPLVRKAMMDWIYILFSGFSEDEKKTSLALLERMGENATTFTHDYSKDD; via the coding sequence ATGAATAAAAATATGAACTCATTAGGAAGATGGATTTCTCTTTTACATAGAAATGGTCATGTATACGTAGGAAGGCAACTTAAGCCATATAATATAAGTAAGGGTCAATATACATTTTTAAATGCATTATATAAAAAAGATGGAGTACGTCAGGAACAATTATCAGATTACCTTAAAATTGATAAAGGTACCACAGCAAAGGCTATAAAAAAGCTGGAAGATGATGACTATATCATTAGAAAAATAGATGCAAAAGATAAAAGAGCATATAATGTTTATCTTACAGAGAAAGCATTGAAAATAAAACCTCTGGTTAGAAAAGCCATGATGGATTGGATATATATTTTATTTTCAGGATTTAGTGAAGATGAAAAGAAAACATCGTTAGCATTACTCGAAAGGATGGGAGAAAATGCTACAACTTTCACACATGATTATTCTAAAGATGATTAA
- a CDS encoding HNH endonuclease gives MIRHTEIQCTIILRVVNKITKWIKIDSIYLENVLIDIRVLTEGRSLYKWQYQKSNRLDNNIRIAALMRDNFTCVDCGSKENVQEHHIKPRRAKGADSIHNVVTLCKSCHTKTFGREIELIDQDLAIIKGRKLNLSDALHVMQGKKNLQTELKKIAPLYLTTGGDTANHRNDWDIEKTHSNDALVICNVDIKKNNIDIKDWQISPLRKKSKGDAELIVKGFKHRDYVKYTKKNGTEYIGYITALYPSKNQFNMTRTNGEILKRYGLKSLKLLSRPKCIRWI, from the coding sequence ATGATTAGGCACACCGAAATTCAGTGCACCATCATTTTACGAGTTGTAAACAAAATAACCAAATGGATTAAGATAGATTCGATATATTTAGAAAATGTGTTAATAGACATACGAGTTCTAACTGAAGGTAGAAGTCTATACAAATGGCAATATCAAAAATCTAATAGACTGGATAATAACATTAGGATAGCGGCACTCATGAGAGATAACTTTACTTGTGTTGATTGTGGTTCTAAAGAAAATGTACAAGAACACCACATTAAACCAAGACGTGCTAAAGGAGCCGACAGCATACATAATGTTGTAACATTATGCAAGTCATGTCACACAAAAACCTTTGGCAGAGAAATCGAGTTAATAGATCAAGATTTAGCTATAATAAAAGGTAGAAAATTAAATCTTAGTGATGCCTTGCATGTTATGCAAGGTAAAAAAAATTTACAAACTGAACTTAAGAAAATAGCCCCATTATATTTAACTACGGGTGGCGATACTGCAAACCATAGAAATGATTGGGATATAGAAAAAACACACTCAAATGATGCTTTAGTTATATGTAACGTAGATATCAAAAAAAATAATATTGATATCAAAGACTGGCAAATATCACCTTTACGTAAAAAATCTAAGGGTGACGCAGAGCTAATTGTAAAAGGATTTAAGCATAGAGATTATGTAAAGTATACCAAGAAAAATGGAACCGAGTATATTGGATATATTACAGCATTATACCCAAGTAAAAATCAATTTAACATGACACGAACAAATGGTGAGATATTAAAAAGATATGGTCTAAAAAGCTTGAAACTATTATCAAGACCAAAATGTATACGGTGGATATAA
- a CDS encoding FtsX-like permease family protein, with protein sequence MNLFNITFRNIKRNFHNYLIYFVSMVFCIMIYYTFTSIEYNKQVTDLAADSMKVSTAFNAASIVIAVFVAMFIWYSNSFFTKKRKKEVALYSMLGVKKKQIGRMLFYENLVMGALALVAGILIGTLFSKLFVMILIHIMSFDVNVKFAISLKAIISTIIVFLVIFIIASVHSYTLIYRFQLIELFKSEKVAQKQPKASLILALLSIIFIGTGYYMALTYKFDNLSKLLVILVSTVIGTYMFFSSLIVFIVKLSKKNKVKYFRGLNMIGTSQLLYRIKANGRSLATIAVLSATTITAMGTAASLYYDQVNSINKLTPFSYDYKSNGKTLDEQIDQIINKYPNNKIKSSTNSEFLIIDSKWPEISKMKTQPLTNSKSFIISESTMKELSKARGIDYNISLNSDEVLFFMRMYSDKMMENPVGRNIQLKIKDRTVPLKIKDFKESLLTNSIDINDSFMQDTVVVKDEVYNKLYDKDKVIKRRFINIENQKESKKLTSEIETALGSKEALSSYYKSYIHTMTSMGIIIFLASFIGFVFLICTGSIIFFKQLSEAGEDKDKYDILKKIGVKKSEIRISIAKQMIFIFALPLVVGITHSIIALTILQIMLSSSLVYPLLITVGVYTLIYLIYYILTVNSYWKIVNVKA encoded by the coding sequence ATGAATTTATTTAATATTACTTTTAGAAACATAAAGAGAAATTTTCATAACTATTTAATATATTTTGTATCCATGGTATTTTGCATAATGATTTATTATACCTTTACCTCCATCGAGTACAATAAACAGGTTACAGACTTAGCGGCGGATTCTATGAAAGTAAGTACTGCTTTTAATGCAGCCTCCATTGTTATAGCAGTGTTTGTAGCTATGTTTATATGGTATTCAAACTCATTTTTTACTAAAAAAAGAAAAAAGGAAGTAGCTTTATACTCCATGCTTGGAGTTAAGAAAAAGCAGATAGGAAGAATGTTATTTTATGAGAATCTAGTAATGGGAGCGCTGGCACTTGTGGCAGGCATATTAATAGGAACGTTATTTTCAAAATTATTTGTAATGATTTTAATTCATATTATGAGCTTTGATGTAAATGTTAAATTTGCTATATCGTTAAAGGCTATTATTAGCACAATTATAGTATTTTTAGTGATATTTATTATAGCATCCGTGCATTCATATACACTAATTTATAGATTTCAGCTAATAGAACTTTTTAAATCAGAGAAGGTGGCACAGAAGCAGCCAAAAGCTTCACTAATATTGGCTCTACTTTCTATAATTTTTATTGGGACGGGTTATTATATGGCACTAACCTATAAATTTGATAATTTATCTAAATTGTTAGTTATATTAGTTAGTACAGTTATTGGAACTTATATGTTTTTCTCTTCACTTATAGTATTTATTGTTAAGCTTTCTAAGAAAAATAAGGTTAAATATTTTAGGGGCTTAAATATGATAGGTACTTCTCAGCTTTTATATAGAATAAAAGCTAATGGAAGATCTTTAGCTACTATTGCAGTGCTTAGTGCAACAACTATTACGGCTATGGGAACCGCAGCATCGCTTTATTATGATCAAGTAAATAGTATAAATAAGTTAACCCCATTTAGTTATGACTATAAGAGCAATGGCAAAACGTTAGATGAACAAATTGATCAGATCATAAATAAATATCCGAATAATAAAATTAAAAGTTCTACTAATAGCGAATTTTTAATTATAGATAGTAAATGGCCTGAGATATCAAAGATGAAAACGCAGCCATTAACAAATTCAAAATCCTTTATTATATCAGAAAGTACTATGAAAGAATTATCAAAAGCAAGAGGAATAGATTACAATATATCTTTAAATTCAGATGAAGTATTATTTTTTATGCGTATGTATTCAGATAAGATGATGGAGAATCCTGTTGGGAGGAATATACAGCTTAAAATAAAGGATAGAACAGTTCCCTTAAAAATAAAAGATTTCAAAGAGAGCCTTCTAACTAATTCAATTGATATAAATGATTCATTTATGCAAGATACCGTAGTTGTAAAGGATGAGGTTTACAATAAATTATATGATAAAGATAAGGTTATAAAAAGAAGATTTATAAATATTGAAAATCAGAAAGAAAGTAAAAAGCTTACATCAGAAATAGAAACAGCACTAGGTAGTAAAGAAGCCCTATCATCATATTATAAGAGCTACATACATACTATGACTAGTATGGGTATTATAATATTTTTAGCATCATTTATAGGGTTTGTGTTTTTGATATGCACTGGAAGTATAATATTCTTCAAACAGCTGTCAGAGGCTGGTGAGGATAAGGACAAATACGATATACTAAAAAAAATTGGTGTGAAAAAATCAGAAATAAGGATTTCTATAGCAAAGCAAATGATTTTTATATTTGCACTACCTTTAGTTGTTGGAATAACACATAGTATTATTGCATTAACAATTCTGCAAATTATGCTTAGCTCGAGCTTAGTATATCCCCTTCTTATAACTGTGGGAGTATACACTCTGATTTATTTAATATATTATATATTAACTGTTAATTCTTATTGGAAAATAGTTAATGTAAAAGCATAA
- a CDS encoding zinc ribbon-containing protein, with the protein MKYSTGEKPGNGTYVCKICGQKVVLDDNTDTLPPCPKCKKTNYRKF; encoded by the coding sequence ATGAAATACTCAACTGGTGAAAAACCCGGAAATGGTACATATGTTTGTAAAATTTGCGGTCAAAAAGTAGTATTAGATGATAATACTGATACTTTACCTCCCTGTCCTAAATGTAAAAAAACAAACTATAGGAAATTTTAA